The following proteins are co-located in the Apium graveolens cultivar Ventura chromosome 5, ASM990537v1, whole genome shotgun sequence genome:
- the LOC141660532 gene encoding uncharacterized protein LOC141660532, producing the protein MDGWQYARPVILIDGIFLKGRYRGKLLIAMGVDSNNHSFPLCYGLVDEETYENWSWFLQLLRRHVCRQRTGVCIIFDHAANIISALRDPQNGFAEPLGIHRFCLLHVRSNFCSHHPGGELKKLMWKAERTTQISKQDAYMSRIGEISPTGLQYLATIPMERWTLSHDSGVRYGRTTTNMLEGFTGNIRRARFLPVTAIMEYLFYKAVTIVDKYRNIVDNGLQEGQQL; encoded by the coding sequence ATGGACGGGTGGCAATATGCACGTCCTGTGATTTTAATAGATGGGATATTCTTGAAAGGAAGATATAGGGGCAAGCTTCTTATTGCTATGGGTGTTGATTCGAACAACCACTCGTTCCCTCTCTGTTATGGCTTGGTTGATGAGGAGACGTACGAGAACTGGTCTTGGTTTTTGCAGCTTCTTCGAAGACATGTTTGTCGGCAACGGACCGGTGTCTGCATCATTTTTGACCATGCAGCCAACATTATCTCCGCCCTACGAGACCCTCAGAATGGTTTTGCTGAGCCACTCGGCATCCATAGGTTCTGTCTCCTCCATGTAAGAAGTAACTTTTGCAGTCATCACCCAGGTGGTGAACTAAAAAAATTAATGTGGAAAGCTGAAAGAACCACACAAATCTCAAAGCAGGACGCATATATGTCAAGGATTGGTGAAATTTCCCCCACCGGCCTACAATATCTTGCTACAATACCCATGGAGAGGTGGACACTTTCCCACGACAGTGGTGTTCGCTACGGTCGAACAACCACAAACATGCTTGAGGGCTTCACCGGCAACATAAGGAGGGCTCGTTTTCTTCCAGTAACAGCAATAATGGAGTACCTCTTCTACAAGGCGGTCACAATTGTAGACAAATATCGAAACATAGTGGATAACGGTCTACAAGAGGGGcaacagttgtaa